A portion of the Mesobacillus sp. AQ2 genome contains these proteins:
- a CDS encoding NADPH-dependent FMN reductase: MGLLNKLFGNKTKEGKIMTAEKMNIGIILGSTRQGRVSPQVGEWVKELADKRGDANYEIVDIADFDLPFLGTTDGTEPGIAAWNEKLSNLDGFVFIVQEYNHSITGALKNALDFAREAWNNKAAGIVSYGSTGGARAAEHLRGICGELKIADVRTHPTLSLFTDFENGTEFKPQALHGDNVNAMLDEVVAWSGALKTLR; encoded by the coding sequence ATGGGTCTATTAAACAAACTATTTGGGAACAAAACGAAGGAGGGAAAAATCATGACTGCAGAAAAAATGAATATCGGGATTATTTTAGGAAGCACAAGACAGGGCCGTGTGAGCCCGCAAGTTGGCGAATGGGTTAAGGAACTGGCTGACAAGCGCGGGGACGCAAATTATGAAATCGTCGATATAGCTGACTTCGATCTGCCATTTTTGGGAACAACGGATGGAACTGAGCCGGGGATTGCTGCCTGGAATGAAAAGCTTTCAAACCTCGATGGTTTCGTGTTCATTGTTCAGGAATACAATCACAGTATTACCGGAGCATTGAAAAACGCGCTTGATTTTGCACGCGAGGCATGGAATAACAAAGCAGCCGGAATCGTCAGCTATGGTTCAACAGGCGGCGCAAGAGCAGCTGAACATTTAAGAGGAATCTGCGGAGAATTAAAAATAGCCGATGTCCGAACACATCCAACATTATCTCTATTTACTGACTTTGAAAACGGAACAGAATTTAAGCCGCAAGCCCTTCATGGTGATAATGTAAATGCAATGCTGGATGAAGTAGTGGCATGGAGCGGAGCATTAAAGACTTTAAGATAG
- a CDS encoding VOC family protein, with translation MNFHQPPVTFVGRVDLKVQDLERSVAFYQDVIGFKLFEKTQKSAKFTVDGNNVLLSIEQPEDVMPKQRRTTGLYHFAILLPHRADLANILKHFVQLRLPLQGASDHLVSEALYLADPDGNGIEIYIDRPASDWTWNESQVVMTTEPLDAEGLLEEDKRGTWNGLPAGTVMGHIHLHVSELDKTEEFYTKGLGFNVVSRYGPQALFISTGKYHHHIGLNTWNGVGAPKPAENSVGLRSFSLVLPDEESVKETISRLISVGAEVTEENGVIVTVDPSGNRIKLETA, from the coding sequence ATGAATTTTCATCAGCCTCCGGTTACTTTTGTGGGCCGGGTGGATTTAAAGGTGCAAGATCTTGAGCGTTCGGTTGCTTTTTATCAAGATGTGATCGGTTTTAAACTATTTGAAAAAACGCAGAAATCAGCAAAGTTTACGGTGGATGGCAATAATGTGCTGCTGTCAATTGAACAGCCAGAGGATGTAATGCCAAAGCAGAGAAGAACCACTGGACTTTATCATTTTGCCATTTTATTGCCTCATCGCGCCGATTTAGCCAACATACTGAAACATTTTGTACAGTTAAGGCTTCCGCTTCAGGGAGCATCAGACCACCTGGTGAGTGAGGCACTTTACCTTGCCGATCCAGATGGAAATGGAATTGAGATCTATATAGACCGGCCAGCTTCAGACTGGACATGGAATGAGTCTCAAGTTGTCATGACCACGGAGCCGTTGGATGCAGAAGGTCTGCTTGAGGAGGACAAAAGAGGGACATGGAATGGTCTGCCTGCAGGCACTGTAATGGGACATATCCATCTGCATGTTTCTGAATTAGACAAAACGGAAGAGTTTTACACAAAGGGACTTGGCTTTAATGTAGTTTCTCGATATGGGCCTCAGGCTCTGTTCATTTCAACAGGGAAATATCATCACCATATTGGACTGAACACCTGGAATGGAGTTGGAGCTCCGAAACCAGCGGAAAACAGTGTGGGACTCAGATCATTCAGTTTGGTACTGCCAGATGAAGAGTCGGTAAAAGAAACGATTTCCCGGCTGATCAGCGTTGGTGCTGAAGTTACAGAAGAAAATGGTGTTATTGTTACAGTTGACCCTTCGGGGAACAGGATCAAGTTAGAAACAGCATGA
- a CDS encoding Ger(x)C family spore germination protein, whose product MTRILKTGILAIVTLLLLSACWDQHLLKDVKLFMAASFDLTPDGKILDELTSPIIKKNQEGGGVSGYTISSGLGNTPREARADIDRKSEKVFDASKLRVLIIGNELAKKDIYSVLDLFYRDPKSALSAKVVVAEGMGKDLLRINIEEEKASSYFYDLLESQEIASLIPAENIQSICAEMFDPGEDFVLPFLRPSEDRKAASVEGIALFNDRKFTGRVLTGDEAVIFLLLDGNSGKSPKFTKRISEGESFKPPHFVSFTVKKAKETLEVKVKNNRAIANIHLKLKIDITDYVKNHLYNKQEITKLNNKLSEMLTNDAAATIKTLQEANSDSLGIGRRLIAQYPDYWKHVDWIKEYPNVVITPKVVVEIVGHGIIE is encoded by the coding sequence ATGACCCGAATTCTTAAAACAGGCATTCTTGCTATTGTCACCCTTCTGTTGCTTAGTGCCTGCTGGGATCAGCATTTATTGAAGGATGTAAAATTATTCATGGCGGCCAGCTTCGATTTGACTCCTGACGGAAAAATACTCGATGAGCTTACTTCCCCAATCATAAAAAAGAATCAAGAGGGAGGAGGGGTCAGCGGATATACCATCAGTTCTGGCCTCGGAAATACACCAAGAGAGGCACGGGCGGACATAGACAGAAAATCGGAAAAGGTCTTTGATGCATCCAAACTAAGGGTGTTAATCATAGGGAATGAGCTCGCAAAAAAGGATATCTATTCTGTACTTGATTTATTCTATCGGGATCCCAAGAGTGCTCTAAGCGCCAAAGTAGTCGTAGCCGAGGGGATGGGTAAGGATTTGCTGCGAATAAATATTGAAGAGGAGAAGGCCAGTTCATATTTCTATGATTTATTAGAGAGCCAGGAAATCGCTTCCCTCATTCCAGCCGAAAACATTCAATCGATCTGCGCGGAGATGTTTGATCCAGGAGAAGATTTCGTTTTGCCTTTCCTTCGTCCATCAGAAGACAGGAAAGCCGCCAGTGTTGAGGGTATCGCCTTATTTAACGATAGGAAATTCACTGGTCGGGTACTTACCGGGGACGAGGCGGTTATTTTCCTATTGCTTGACGGCAATTCAGGAAAGTCACCAAAATTCACAAAAAGAATATCTGAAGGTGAAAGTTTCAAGCCGCCACATTTTGTTTCTTTTACCGTAAAAAAAGCAAAGGAAACATTAGAGGTAAAAGTGAAGAACAATCGGGCTATTGCGAATATACATTTAAAGTTAAAAATTGATATCACCGACTACGTTAAGAACCATTTATACAATAAGCAGGAAATTACAAAATTGAACAATAAACTATCTGAGATGCTGACCAATGATGCAGCAGCCACTATTAAAACTCTTCAGGAAGCAAATAGTGATAGTTTAGGGATTGGCAGAAGACTGATTGCGCAATACCCCGACTATTGGAAGCATGTGGATTGGATAAAGGAATATCCAAACGTGGTCATAACTCCAAAAGTCGTTGTAGAAATTGTCGGACATGGAATCATAGAATAA
- a CDS encoding DoxX family protein — translation MIKMNEVGATILRIVLGATFLIHGAAKFQGGIENTVGFFESLGLPGFSAYLVALIELVGGIAMILGVGTRIVSILFAVVLAVAVIKVKLAGGFLGNGQMAGYELDLALMAISIYLAITNKSLFAIDNVIFQTKNA, via the coding sequence ATGATAAAGATGAATGAAGTTGGAGCAACAATTTTAAGAATTGTTTTAGGAGCAACTTTCCTGATCCATGGCGCGGCCAAGTTCCAGGGTGGTATCGAAAACACAGTGGGTTTCTTTGAAAGTCTTGGCCTGCCAGGTTTTTCGGCATACCTTGTAGCTTTAATAGAATTAGTAGGCGGTATCGCGATGATACTGGGAGTTGGGACAAGGATTGTTTCGATTTTGTTTGCGGTTGTTTTGGCCGTAGCGGTCATTAAAGTAAAGCTCGCCGGAGGATTCCTTGGAAACGGCCAGATGGCGGGATATGAACTTGACCTTGCGTTAATGGCCATCTCAATTTATCTGGCAATCACTAATAAATCACTCTTCGCTATTGATAATGTCATTTTTCAAACTAAAAACGCCTAA
- a CDS encoding FMN-dependent NADH-azoreductase, with the protein MAKVLYITAHPLTEEQSFSLSAGKAFIDTYQEQNQNDEVIHLDLFKENIPHIDADVLGGWGKLQKGTGFSALTAEEQAKIGRLAELVDQFTAADKFVFVTPLWNFSFPPVMKAYLDSVAVAGKTFKYTQEGPVGLMTDKKALHIQARGGYYSEGPAASMEMGNRYIETIMNFFGVPSFESLVLEGHNATPEKAQEIKENGIARAKDLAHTF; encoded by the coding sequence ATGGCAAAAGTTTTATATATCACAGCACACCCACTTACTGAAGAACAGTCATTCAGTTTGTCAGCAGGAAAAGCCTTCATTGACACATACCAGGAGCAAAACCAGAACGATGAAGTCATTCATCTGGATCTATTCAAAGAAAACATCCCACACATCGATGCCGATGTATTAGGCGGCTGGGGAAAACTGCAGAAAGGCACTGGATTTTCAGCCCTAACTGCAGAAGAACAGGCAAAAATCGGACGTCTTGCAGAGCTTGTTGACCAGTTCACAGCAGCAGACAAATTCGTTTTCGTGACACCGCTTTGGAACTTCTCATTCCCGCCAGTCATGAAAGCATACCTGGATTCCGTAGCAGTCGCAGGCAAGACATTCAAATATACACAAGAAGGCCCTGTTGGTTTAATGACCGATAAAAAAGCCCTGCACATCCAGGCTCGCGGCGGATACTATTCAGAAGGACCAGCAGCAAGCATGGAAATGGGAAATCGCTACATCGAAACAATCATGAACTTCTTCGGAGTACCTTCATTTGAATCCCTTGTTCTTGAAGGTCATAACGCAACCCCAGAAAAAGCACAGGAAATCAAAGAAAACGGAATCGCCCGTGCGAAGGATCTGGCACATACATTCTAA
- the dacB gene encoding D-alanyl-D-alanine carboxypeptidase/D-alanyl-D-alanine-endopeptidase, with protein sequence MNEKLKQKTTFIVLFMFISILAIIPLFYTDEPPAQAVSTSVDLSEEINEFIENEPILDGALAGISIRSADHGKLLYEHNGEIRMQPASILKMFTAAASLSVLGEDYRFTTEVLTTGKIAGGTLSGDLYLKGKGDPTLLPADFAEIAKKLKNKGISKIDGDIITDDSWYDDVRYSEDLSWNDEHQYYGAQISALTASPNLDYDAGTVIVSISPGKKGKAAKISLEPDTDFVTVVNETKTIEPKGKQDIQIKREHGTNAIVVKGSIPADSQLVREWVAVWNPAQYAGTLFKKALEDQGIEIVGKIKNGKAADAMPVLIFHKSIPLADLMIPFMKLSNNGHAEVLVKEIGKAVHGDGSWDKGIEGMLDELESIGVDTSKIILRDGSGLSHANLVPANEITKILYEVQGEEWFPVFKNSLPVAGAKDRMVGGTMRNRLKEEAKFVTVQAKTGSLTGVSTLAGYVEKPGGETLIFTIMLNNLLDDRDGRNVEDQIVRILSRQ encoded by the coding sequence ATGAACGAAAAATTGAAACAAAAAACTACATTCATCGTCCTGTTCATGTTTATTAGCATTTTAGCCATCATTCCGCTTTTCTATACGGATGAACCTCCTGCACAGGCTGTTTCAACCAGTGTTGATCTGTCAGAGGAAATCAATGAATTCATTGAAAACGAACCGATTCTTGATGGTGCGCTGGCGGGTATCAGCATCAGGTCAGCAGATCACGGAAAGCTGCTGTATGAGCATAACGGAGAGATTCGAATGCAGCCGGCTTCTATACTGAAGATGTTCACTGCCGCCGCATCACTGTCAGTTTTAGGGGAAGATTATCGTTTTACAACCGAAGTTTTGACGACTGGTAAAATAGCAGGCGGCACTCTATCAGGAGATCTTTATTTAAAAGGCAAAGGAGATCCAACACTCCTTCCAGCTGATTTTGCTGAAATAGCAAAAAAATTGAAGAATAAAGGAATCTCCAAGATTGATGGTGATATTATCACCGATGACAGCTGGTATGATGATGTCAGGTATTCAGAGGACCTATCCTGGAATGATGAGCATCAATATTATGGAGCGCAAATATCGGCACTGACAGCATCACCGAATCTGGACTATGATGCCGGAACAGTAATAGTCTCCATTTCCCCCGGCAAAAAAGGCAAAGCAGCCAAGATTTCGCTTGAGCCGGATACAGATTTCGTCACAGTCGTTAATGAAACTAAAACAATCGAACCTAAAGGAAAGCAAGATATCCAAATCAAACGGGAGCATGGCACAAATGCTATTGTCGTGAAAGGGTCGATTCCTGCGGATTCACAACTGGTAAGGGAATGGGTCGCCGTCTGGAATCCAGCGCAATATGCCGGAACCCTTTTTAAGAAAGCCCTGGAAGACCAGGGCATCGAGATTGTTGGGAAAATAAAAAATGGCAAGGCTGCAGATGCCATGCCGGTATTAATTTTTCATAAATCCATTCCCCTTGCTGACCTGATGATTCCATTCATGAAGCTCAGCAATAATGGCCATGCAGAAGTACTAGTGAAAGAAATAGGCAAAGCCGTCCACGGTGACGGCAGCTGGGACAAGGGTATTGAGGGAATGTTGGATGAGTTGGAGAGTATCGGTGTCGATACAAGTAAAATCATCCTCCGTGATGGCTCTGGTCTATCCCATGCGAACCTCGTTCCGGCAAATGAAATCACAAAAATTCTTTATGAAGTGCAAGGAGAGGAATGGTTTCCTGTTTTCAAGAATTCCCTTCCCGTGGCCGGAGCAAAGGATAGGATGGTTGGCGGGACGATGCGAAACAGACTGAAAGAAGAGGCGAAGTTCGTTACCGTTCAGGCCAAAACAGGCTCGCTGACTGGAGTAAGCACCCTCGCAGGATATGTGGAAAAGCCCGGCGGCGAGACACTAATTTTTACGATAATGCTGAATAACCTGCTGGATGACAGGGATGGCAGGAATGTTGAGGATCAAATCGTTAGAATACTTTCAAGACAATGA
- the katA gene encoding catalase KatA gives MSNDQKKNLTTSWGAPVGDNQNSMTAGQRGPTLLQDVHLLEKLAHFNRERVPERVVHAKGAGAHGYFEVTNDVTKYTKAAFLSEAGKKTPLFVRFSTVAGELGSADTVRDPRGFAVKFYTEEGNYDIVGNNTPVFFIRDAIKFPDFIHTQKRNPQTHLKDPNAVWDFWSLSPEALHQVTILMSDRGIPATIRHMHGFGSHTFKWTNAEGDGVWIKYHFKTEQGVKNLTADVAAQIAGENPDFHTEDLFNAIEAGDFPAWKLYVQIMPLEDANTYRFDPFDVTKVWSQKDYPLIEVGRMVLDRNPENYFAEVEQATFSPGTLVPGIDVSPDKMLQGRLFAYADAHRYRVGANHNHLPINRARTEVNSYQRDGQMRFDGNGGKSVNYEPNSFGGPTEVNEQKQAAFPVSGVAENAGYDHHDHYTQAGDLYRLMSEEERARLVANIVTAMKPVERDDIKLRQIGHFYKADSEYGTRIAQGLGLQVPQEV, from the coding sequence ATGAGTAATGATCAAAAGAAGAATCTGACTACAAGCTGGGGAGCACCGGTTGGGGACAACCAGAACTCCATGACAGCTGGCCAAAGAGGTCCAACTTTACTGCAGGACGTTCACCTTTTGGAAAAATTGGCGCACTTTAACCGCGAGCGTGTGCCTGAGCGTGTTGTGCATGCAAAAGGTGCCGGAGCACATGGATATTTTGAAGTGACAAATGATGTAACCAAATATACGAAGGCAGCATTTCTTTCAGAGGCAGGAAAGAAAACACCTTTATTCGTCCGTTTCTCAACGGTTGCTGGTGAACTGGGATCAGCTGATACAGTGCGTGACCCACGCGGATTTGCCGTAAAGTTTTATACAGAGGAAGGAAACTATGATATTGTCGGCAACAATACGCCGGTATTCTTCATCCGTGATGCGATAAAGTTCCCTGACTTCATCCATACACAAAAAAGGAACCCTCAGACTCACCTGAAGGATCCAAATGCAGTGTGGGATTTCTGGTCACTGTCACCTGAGGCGTTGCATCAGGTAACGATCCTGATGTCTGACCGCGGCATTCCGGCTACTATCCGCCATATGCATGGTTTTGGCAGCCATACATTCAAATGGACTAATGCTGAAGGAGATGGCGTCTGGATCAAGTACCACTTCAAGACAGAGCAAGGCGTGAAGAACCTGACTGCCGATGTAGCGGCACAAATCGCCGGCGAAAACCCGGATTTCCATACAGAAGATTTATTCAATGCCATCGAAGCGGGAGACTTCCCTGCCTGGAAGCTTTATGTCCAGATCATGCCATTGGAGGATGCGAATACGTACCGTTTTGATCCATTCGATGTTACAAAGGTTTGGTCACAAAAAGACTACCCATTAATTGAAGTGGGCCGCATGGTCTTGGACCGTAACCCGGAAAATTACTTTGCGGAAGTTGAGCAGGCAACCTTCTCTCCTGGAACGCTGGTACCTGGTATCGATGTATCGCCAGACAAAATGCTACAGGGCCGCCTGTTCGCTTATGCTGATGCGCACCGATACCGTGTAGGCGCAAATCACAATCATTTGCCGATCAACAGGGCTAGAACAGAAGTCAATTCCTACCAGCGTGACGGCCAGATGCGCTTTGATGGAAATGGCGGCAAATCTGTAAACTACGAGCCTAATAGTTTCGGAGGACCAACAGAAGTGAATGAGCAAAAACAGGCAGCATTTCCTGTCAGCGGTGTGGCCGAAAACGCGGGCTATGATCACCATGACCATTACACACAAGCCGGTGACCTGTACCGCCTGATGAGCGAAGAAGAACGAGCTCGCCTGGTTGCTAATATCGTCACAGCAATGAAGCCAGTTGAACGCGATGATATCAAACTCCGCCAGATCGGCCACTTCTATAAGGCAGATTCTGAGTACGGAACCCGTATCGCGCAAGGATTGGGACTGCAGGTGCCACAGGAAGTTTAA
- a CDS encoding spore germination protein yields the protein MMKKFRLPASISEKKEVHCSGYEKLKAIFQQTADFKESEFKRGNCTLRFCFLETMVSPDKFKELLLIPLLMEDSKITPAELKSLNGAPVNTQEEMISGILSGGYVLFICERDEAWLFTFPKDIQRAIQEPINEAVVRGAHDGFVEKLETNISQLRLRIKNPEFTVNYHELGDKTKTKVAVIFMKGIADQKIVDEVERRLSYISTDMVLSPGYIEEFIEDDPFSLFPQLINTERPDRVIANLMEGRITIIGDGSPTALILPITFFAFYQSSDDYNSRWIPSSFIRLLRYVSFLIAITLPAFYIAIIAFHLEVIPHELILPLKGSVEGIPYPPLLEAFFMEITIELIREAGIRLPRPIGQTIGIVGGLVIGDAVVSAGLISNIMIVIVAVTAISAFVVPSNEMSTTVRLIRFPLMVAASILGFVGLTFGLIFVFIKLCKLESFGVPYFSPLAPLQVKDLKDTFLRMPLWKMDERPRNSHAVNTKRQRDSRGWKTNEPR from the coding sequence ATGATGAAAAAGTTCCGGCTTCCTGCATCCATTAGCGAGAAAAAAGAAGTTCATTGCAGTGGATATGAAAAACTTAAAGCAATCTTTCAGCAGACTGCAGACTTTAAAGAGTCTGAATTTAAAAGAGGAAATTGCACATTGCGTTTTTGTTTCCTTGAAACCATGGTGTCGCCCGACAAATTCAAGGAACTATTATTGATTCCTTTATTGATGGAAGATTCGAAGATTACACCCGCTGAGCTTAAGTCGTTAAATGGTGCACCGGTGAATACACAAGAGGAAATGATCAGCGGCATCCTCAGCGGTGGATATGTTTTGTTCATATGCGAACGGGACGAAGCCTGGTTATTCACATTCCCTAAGGATATCCAACGTGCCATACAGGAACCGATAAATGAAGCAGTGGTTCGCGGCGCACATGATGGCTTCGTTGAAAAACTTGAAACAAATATCAGCCAGCTAAGGCTTAGAATTAAAAATCCAGAATTCACGGTTAACTACCATGAGTTAGGCGATAAGACAAAAACCAAAGTAGCTGTCATTTTTATGAAAGGGATTGCTGACCAGAAAATCGTTGATGAAGTTGAAAGAAGGCTTTCCTATATTTCGACTGACATGGTTTTAAGTCCAGGCTATATAGAGGAGTTCATTGAGGATGATCCATTCTCTTTGTTTCCACAGCTCATCAACACCGAGAGGCCGGACAGGGTGATCGCGAATCTGATGGAAGGCAGGATCACCATCATTGGTGATGGCAGTCCGACAGCCTTGATATTGCCAATTACTTTTTTTGCATTCTATCAGTCTTCGGATGATTATAACAGCCGGTGGATTCCTTCGTCATTCATCCGATTGCTCAGGTATGTCAGCTTTCTTATCGCCATCACATTGCCGGCCTTTTACATTGCGATTATTGCTTTTCACCTTGAAGTCATCCCTCATGAGTTAATTCTCCCATTAAAGGGATCTGTAGAAGGAATCCCATATCCTCCGCTTTTGGAGGCTTTCTTCATGGAGATAACGATTGAATTGATCAGGGAAGCTGGGATCAGGCTTCCGAGACCGATTGGACAAACCATCGGAATTGTTGGAGGTCTTGTCATTGGTGATGCCGTTGTAAGCGCAGGATTGATTTCTAATATCATGATTGTCATCGTCGCTGTCACTGCGATATCTGCGTTTGTCGTCCCTTCCAATGAAATGAGTACGACCGTCCGGCTGATCAGGTTTCCCCTAATGGTTGCGGCTTCAATATTAGGTTTCGTGGGACTGACTTTTGGCCTGATATTCGTCTTCATTAAACTGTGCAAGCTCGAATCTTTCGGAGTGCCATATTTTTCGCCATTGGCTCCATTGCAGGTCAAGGATCTTAAGGACACATTTTTGAGAATGCCTCTTTGGAAAATGGATGAGCGTCCGCGCAATTCACATGCGGTAAACACCAAGAGACAGCGGGACTCTAGAGGATGGAAAACAAATGAACCGAGATAA
- a CDS encoding GerAB/ArcD/ProY family transporter, with amino-acid sequence MNRDKDTITHQQFFFLIIQTQLGVGALSLPYEMHKSAQSDGWISILLAGLLLQGVLLMYFMLFKKFKSKNILDISAFVLGRKIGKLISLFYMLYFISVGSLILVLYVRIIDRWILPYTPNWVIGGLLLLSGIYLSVGGLKVLARFYTLVTPLILLLLLLVSYTLKDANIYYMLPIGQAGIKDIVIGSKDAILSMLGFEIILLTFPMVSGTTLQKFKAVSFANLFSTILYAYVVIISFIYFSPAEIKILPEPLLYILKSYTFKLIERTDLLFLSIWIFLVFTSFCSYLFLAADSAAKIFYKRDRRKLVYCMALIIYGFSFLPEIDIKYLDIMSSNIPKAGFIFILFPAFLLTVSFLFKKSEHGGKANDPNS; translated from the coding sequence ATGAACCGAGATAAAGATACGATTACCCATCAGCAATTTTTCTTTTTGATCATCCAGACACAGTTGGGTGTAGGTGCCCTGTCTCTCCCATATGAAATGCATAAATCTGCGCAGTCAGATGGATGGATTTCGATACTTCTGGCCGGCCTTTTGCTTCAAGGGGTCTTATTAATGTATTTCATGCTTTTTAAAAAATTCAAGTCTAAAAACATCCTTGATATTTCAGCGTTTGTGTTAGGCAGGAAGATTGGTAAACTAATTTCTCTTTTCTATATGCTATATTTCATCAGTGTCGGGAGTCTGATTCTTGTGCTCTATGTCAGAATTATCGATCGCTGGATCCTTCCCTATACTCCAAATTGGGTAATCGGCGGTTTGCTTTTGCTGTCCGGAATCTATTTAAGTGTTGGCGGATTGAAAGTCCTGGCCCGTTTTTACACATTGGTCACACCGCTTATCCTTTTGCTCTTGCTGCTTGTTTCCTACACGTTGAAGGATGCGAACATTTATTATATGTTACCGATAGGACAGGCTGGCATCAAAGATATTGTCATTGGCAGTAAAGACGCGATCCTTTCCATGCTGGGGTTTGAAATCATCCTTCTCACTTTTCCAATGGTATCAGGAACGACACTTCAAAAATTCAAGGCAGTATCTTTTGCTAACCTGTTCAGTACCATACTTTATGCCTATGTGGTTATCATCAGTTTCATTTACTTCAGCCCGGCTGAAATAAAAATATTGCCAGAACCGCTTTTGTATATCTTAAAATCTTATACGTTCAAACTCATTGAACGAACGGATTTACTATTTCTGTCAATCTGGATATTCCTTGTATTCACTTCTTTCTGCAGTTACCTGTTTCTGGCCGCTGACTCAGCCGCTAAAATTTTTTATAAAAGGGATCGACGGAAACTTGTGTATTGTATGGCGCTTATCATTTATGGCTTTTCTTTTTTACCTGAAATTGACATCAAATATTTAGATATCATGAGTAGCAATATCCCGAAGGCCGGTTTTATTTTCATCCTTTTCCCTGCCTTTTTACTCACCGTTTCATTCCTGTTCAAAAAATCCGAGCATGGAGGTAAGGCCAATGACCCGAATTCTTAA
- a CDS encoding cell wall hydrolase encodes MKKTLAALTAAVSLSVFSMGAAAEAATYQVKTGDTLWGIASKNAVPVNQLKKANNRTSNLLYPGQKLTIPASPVSAADQDLLARLVHAEAKGEPYAGKVAVATVVLNRVASSEFPNTIKGVIYQKSNGYYAFTPVKNGAINKAADAESKKAVKEAIAFRGQGNGSLFFFNPKTAVSKWVFSREATVTIGNHRFAK; translated from the coding sequence ATGAAAAAGACTTTGGCAGCACTCACAGCTGCAGTATCTCTATCTGTATTTTCAATGGGTGCGGCTGCAGAAGCGGCAACTTACCAGGTGAAAACAGGAGATACACTTTGGGGAATTGCGAGTAAAAATGCAGTGCCTGTGAATCAATTGAAAAAGGCCAATAACCGGACTAGCAATCTACTATATCCAGGACAAAAGTTGACGATTCCTGCCTCGCCGGTATCTGCGGCAGATCAGGACTTGCTTGCAAGACTGGTCCACGCTGAGGCAAAAGGCGAGCCATATGCTGGGAAAGTAGCAGTAGCGACTGTTGTCTTGAATAGAGTAGCAAGCTCTGAATTCCCTAATACAATCAAGGGAGTCATTTATCAAAAATCAAACGGCTATTATGCATTCACACCCGTGAAAAATGGCGCCATCAACAAGGCAGCGGATGCAGAGTCCAAGAAAGCCGTTAAAGAAGCCATTGCATTCAGGGGACAGGGGAATGGATCATTATTCTTCTTTAATCCGAAAACCGCAGTAAGCAAATGGGTGTTTTCAAGAGAAGCAACCGTGACAATCGGAAATCATAGATTTGCGAAGTGA
- a CDS encoding nuclease-related domain-containing protein — MIVKSRVESLELQILRKLNSRMKLSTKEHSNYLYLEKGYEGEVIFDHWMGEVEKGFLVLNDLLLEHGNTKFQVDSLFLSQIIHMFEVKNLEGDYYIEGDRWYTHNGVEIKNPLIQMERAESLLRRMVRDLGYNINIESTLVFVNNNFYLYQAPRNLPIIFPNQIPRLLKNLQKQFSPIKNTHTNLAERLHSLHTQDSPYSRLPQYSFDKLKKGITCSHCHSMNTIVTRKTLICTSCGKRETLHEAVLRSVRDIQLLFPEEALTVNTVHEWCKSVKTKKAIRNILSENYTLEGHGPSSRYITVDK; from the coding sequence TTGATAGTTAAATCGCGTGTTGAATCGTTGGAACTACAGATTCTGAGAAAGCTGAATTCAAGAATGAAATTGTCTACGAAGGAACATAGTAACTATCTGTACCTGGAAAAAGGATATGAAGGCGAAGTGATTTTTGATCATTGGATGGGGGAGGTAGAAAAAGGCTTTCTGGTTTTGAACGATTTGCTGCTGGAACATGGAAATACGAAATTCCAAGTCGATTCCCTATTCCTGTCCCAGATAATCCACATGTTCGAAGTGAAGAATCTCGAGGGAGATTATTATATCGAAGGCGATAGGTGGTACACCCATAATGGAGTAGAAATTAAAAATCCTCTGATACAAATGGAAAGGGCAGAGTCTCTCCTGCGAAGGATGGTGCGAGACCTTGGGTACAACATAAATATTGAATCAACACTGGTCTTTGTGAACAACAATTTTTACCTCTATCAAGCTCCGCGTAATTTACCAATTATCTTTCCGAACCAGATTCCAAGACTTCTTAAAAACCTGCAAAAACAATTTTCTCCAATAAAAAATACCCACACAAACCTAGCCGAACGTCTGCATTCCCTGCATACTCAAGATTCGCCATACTCCCGGCTGCCTCAATATAGTTTCGACAAATTGAAGAAGGGAATAACCTGTTCCCATTGTCATAGCATGAATACAATCGTGACTCGAAAAACACTAATATGCACCAGTTGCGGGAAACGGGAAACTTTACATGAAGCAGTATTGAGAAGTGTTAGAGATATTCAATTACTTTTTCCGGAAGAAGCTTTAACAGTCAATACGGTCCATGAATGGTGCAAGTCTGTCAAAACAAAGAAAGCCATTAGGAACATTCTTTCAGAAAACTATACATTGGAGGGCCATGGCCCATCTTCCCGCTATATAACTGTTGATAAATGA